A window from Pseudomonas campi encodes these proteins:
- a CDS encoding ATP phosphoribosyltransferase regulatory subunit: protein MATVDRWLLPDGIEEVLPPEAARIEAARRQVLDLFQCWGYEFVVTPHIEYLESLLTGAGQDLDLRTFKVTDPQSGRLMGFRADITPQVARIDAHTLRREGPSRLCYAGSVLHAQPRALSTSRSPIQLGAELYGDASPASDVEVISLMLDMLELARVPDVHMDLGHVGIYRGLARAAELSGEVEQQLFDALQRKAVDEVAALTDNLPAALASMLRALAELCGGREVLELAQACLVDAPADVHAALDELVSIADELELRYPELPLYFDLGELRGYRYHTGAVFAAFVPGVGQSIAQGGRYDDIGADFGRARPATGFSTDLKTLVSLGDMQVDEPAPGVWAPDSHDIYLWQAVQRLRREGVRVVQALPGQEIAAAAEAACDRQLQLCDGRWQVAPLAF from the coding sequence ATGGCAACGGTAGACCGCTGGCTGCTGCCAGATGGCATCGAAGAAGTACTGCCGCCAGAAGCGGCGCGTATCGAGGCGGCCCGCCGCCAGGTGCTGGATCTGTTCCAATGCTGGGGTTACGAATTTGTCGTGACGCCGCACATCGAATACCTCGAATCCCTGCTCACCGGAGCTGGCCAGGATCTGGATCTGCGCACCTTCAAGGTGACCGATCCGCAATCCGGCCGCCTGATGGGCTTTCGTGCTGACATCACGCCGCAAGTGGCGCGCATCGATGCGCACACCCTGCGCCGCGAAGGGCCGAGCCGTCTGTGCTATGCCGGCAGTGTGCTGCATGCGCAGCCGCGTGCACTGTCCACCTCGCGTAGCCCGATCCAGCTGGGCGCCGAGTTGTATGGCGATGCCAGTCCGGCCAGCGATGTGGAAGTCATCAGCCTGATGCTCGACATGCTCGAGCTGGCCCGCGTGCCGGATGTGCACATGGATCTCGGTCATGTCGGCATCTACCGTGGTCTGGCGCGCGCCGCCGAGCTGTCTGGCGAGGTCGAGCAGCAGCTGTTCGACGCCCTGCAGCGCAAGGCCGTGGATGAAGTGGCGGCGTTGACCGACAACCTGCCGGCCGCGTTGGCCTCCATGTTGCGCGCGCTGGCCGAGCTGTGTGGCGGGCGCGAAGTGCTGGAGCTGGCCCAGGCTTGCCTGGTCGATGCGCCGGCCGACGTGCATGCGGCGCTCGATGAGCTGGTGTCCATCGCCGACGAGCTGGAGTTGCGTTATCCCGAGTTGCCGCTGTACTTCGACCTGGGCGAGTTGCGCGGTTACCGCTATCACACGGGTGCGGTGTTCGCCGCGTTCGTACCGGGTGTCGGCCAGTCGATCGCCCAGGGTGGTCGTTATGACGATATCGGCGCTGATTTCGGTCGCGCCCGCCCGGCTACCGGTTTTTCCACCGACCTGAAAACCCTGGTTAGCCTCGGCGACATGCAGGTCGATGAGCCGGCGCCGGGTGTGTGGGCGCCGGACAGCCACGATATCTACCTGTGGCAAGCCGTGCAGCGCCTGCGTCGTGAGGGTGTGCGCGTGGTGCAGGCTCTGCCCGGTCAGGAAATTGCTGCTGCCGCCGAGGCCGCCTGTGATCGTCAGTTGCAGCTGTGTGACGGTCGTTGGCAGGTCGCGCCCCTGGCGTTCTGA
- a CDS encoding DUF2065 domain-containing protein produces the protein MWQEFGIALCLMLVLEGVLPFLYPRRWRDALAQLVQLSDRQLRLMGLASMLLGTTLLYLLH, from the coding sequence ATGTGGCAGGAATTTGGCATCGCGTTGTGTCTGATGTTGGTGCTGGAAGGCGTCTTGCCCTTCCTCTATCCGCGACGCTGGCGCGATGCACTCGCGCAGTTGGTGCAGCTGTCTGATCGGCAGCTGCGTCTGATGGGGCTGGCCAGCATGCTGCTGGGAACCACCCTCCTGTATCTGCTTCACTGA